The segment AGAAGGCAGGTGGGGTTACGGAATGTGATCCTGGCGATAAAGAGGAAGCTGATACAGAGATGCTACTGAGTCTTTTCAGTGCAACCGAAATGACTGAAGTGACCGGGGCCAAAGCGGGTGAAGAAGATTCCTCCGCCAGTACTAAAGCAGATGATGGGGCAGAGTTATTATCTCTTAATGAACTGCCTCTCGAAACTGATAAGCATCAGATAAATCAGACAGTAGCGGAAGACTCTTTCCCTGAGCAAAGTGTTGAGGATAACATCCCGTCACACAGCGTTAACATTGACGTAAAAAAAACACTAAAAAAAGAACAGGCTGGAACTGACTTCCTCAGGTGGCTTTCTGAAGGGCTTAAGAGCAAGCAAATCGACATTAATCAGCCTGATTCCAGGGCGCATGCCGTCGCAGGATTCATCTTTCTCAGGGTGCCGGACATATTTTATCTTTACATCAGAGAAAGCGGGACAGAGCTGAGCAGGGATTCCATACAGCTGGAATTTGAGAAGCTGCATATTCACAGAGTGCGGCGGGGCGAGCGTTTTAATAAGGCAAAACTTTACCACTCGCCTGATAAAGCAGGCACGTTTAAACCTGTAAGTGGGTATCTCGTCAAGACTACACACCTTTTCAGAGGGGCATCTTCCCCTGAAGACAGCGGGCTTCTGTCTTTCCTTTAAAGGAGGGGCAGTCCATGAGGGCCCTTACGGGCAGCTTGATATAGAAAAAGGAAATGCTGTATGTCTGACAAAAACCATCATACGACATGGGAAGAATTGCTTGAGGAGTACTTCTTCGCCAGAAACCTGCGCGCTGCAACAGAATGGAGCTATACGAAGGTTGTGAAGGGGTTCCGGAAATTCACGGGTGCTGACAAAACCCCATTAATGGTTACTCATCATGAAGTACTAAGATGGCGGCGATATGTACTCAGAGAAAAGCAACAATCTGCGCAAACCTGGAACAACAAAATTGCACATCTCAGGGCCCTCTATAACTATGCGATGGAAAGCGGTTTATTGCCTGAGGGCAGAAATCCTTTCAACAATTGTACCGTACAGCGCGACAGAAAGAAAAAGCGCACGTTAAACCGCTCTCAGTTAACCCGACTTTATCTGATAATGCAGCAGGCTGAAATTGAGTCAAACAGGAAAATTTTTGCACGTGGCGGGCGGAGTGCGCTTTACCCGGTCTGGTTCTGGATAACCGTTCTGGATACGCTCAGATATACGGGAATGAGGCAAAATCAACTGCTGCATATTCAGCTCAGGGACGTCAATCTGACAGAAGGCTATATAGATCTGCGCCTTGAGGGGAGTAAAACGCACAGGGAATGGCGCGTTCCCGTTGTCAAACAGCTGCGTTTGCGGCTACAGCTTCTCCTCACACGGGCAACAGAAGCCGGAGCCGGGCCAAAAGATAATCTTTTCGATGTCAGTTTTTATATTGCCGGGAGAAAGGCGAAGTTCGAAAGAAACGATGTGAGTGTGATGCATCAAAAGATCCGCTCATTCTTTCGCCGTCTGTCAAAGGAGTGCGGTTTTGCCGTTTCGCCGCACCGTTTCAGACACACTCTTGCTACGGAACTGATGAAAGCACCTGAAAGGAATCTTCAACTGGTTAAAGATTTACTTGGTCATCGTAGTGTCAGTACAACAATGGAATATGTGGAACTCAAGATGGATATTGTGGGAAAAACACTGGAAGAAGAATTGTCGTTACACACAGATCTCTGTGTAGAAAGGGAATTACAACTATTGACACAAAACTGATTGACTGGGATTATTGCCAGTGATCGAGAGAAGGGAGCCTGCGCGAACAGGCTCCCTCACTTGAGAGACTGATTCAGAAACGTTAACCAGTGCAGATACGCCTACACCGGAGGACATTCCGTAATGACCGGCCCCTGTATTAACCGCCCGTTAAGGTTCTCATCTCTTAACCAGCGTGCTTTGATGCAAAATTAGTGGTGCCCGGACTCGGAATCGAACCAAGGACACGGGGATTTTCAATCCCCTGCTCTACCGACTGAGCTATCCGGGCAACGGGGCGCATTAAACCGTAAAGGCCGTCCTTCGTCAACGGCTTTGTCACAAAAATCCGTTAAAACCCGTTTGAGTGACTGCTTTTCACCCAGCCTGGCAAAATATTGCTCAGGTGAGTGCGCCATTCTTACGGCATAGCGCAAAATTCAGCACATCTTCTGCAAGCAGGCGTGCAATCTCCACTTCCTGCACCTTACGCTTTACCAGCAGGCGGCTCAGGCATCCTTCGAGGATCAGTTCCATCTGATGGGCGACCAGCGTGGGATTATCCGTTTGTAGCTCACTCAGCAGATCGTGCGTGTACTGCCAGGATGCGCGCTTTTGCTGGTCAGCGACCTGATGAATAGGGTGTTCGGGCTGGGGATAAAAGCTACACGCGGCGATAAACAGGCAGCCGGGATAACGGTTATTGTTTACGGCTTCGGCCAGCATTTCATAGCGGGCCAGCAGCTTTTGCTCGGGTTTGAGCGTCTCATCCAGCAGCAGTTTGCGCCGCCAGGTATCAACCTGCTGGCTGTGATATCGCAGGGCGTCATACAGTAATGCCTCACGGTCCGGCCAGAAACGTTTGATATCCTGCTCCTGACACGCCACGGCTTCTGCCATCATGGCAAAGGAAGTGGTGGGGGCCAGGCCATTTTGCTCGAGTACACTCAGTGCATGCTCGAGTACCTGTTCACGTTGCAAGTGACTCTCCTCTTGTATGCATTTTTCCGGCTTCAGCCGGAAATCATTTCCCAGTGTCGTTTACTGCGTCAGTTTCTGCAAATGCTGCTGGAATGCCGGGGCATCCATATAGCCCGCAATGCGGGAATGCGGGATCTCATGGCCGTTGGCATCAAAAAACAGGATAGTCGGCAGGCCGCGTACCTGTAGATGCTCAAGCAGCTCACGCTCTTTGGGGCTGTTAGCCGTGACGTCGGCCTGAAGCAGCTGTAATGCGCTCAGCCGGGTCTGCACCTGTGCATCGCGGAAAGTGTATTTCTCGAACTCTTTACAGGCAACGCACCAGTCGGCATAGAGGTCGAGCATAGTGATGCGCCCGTTAGCCTGCTGTAAAGACGCGTCGAGATCCTTTACATCATCAAGCTGCGTGAAGCTGAGATGCGCGGCCGTCTGAGGGGCAGTACCAGGCCCGAACGCCCAGTCCTGCAAGGGGCGGGCGACGATCAGCGCCGCCGCCAGCATCGCGATTTGTCCCACTCTCAGCCAGCCATGCGAAGATTTCAGGCTGATAAATGCCCAGGCAAAGAACGCAACGCCCAGCCCGCTCCACAGTCGTAGTCCCCAGGCGTCGCCGACGATGCGTTCGAGCAGAAAAACCGGCAGGGCGAGAATAACGAAGCCAAAACCCTCTTTAACGGTCTGCATCCAGATACCGCTCTTAGGCAGCAGGCGGTTACCAAACAGCGTTACGGCAATCAGCGGCAGCCCCATGCCGAGCGCATAGAGATAGAGCGTCCCGGCACCGGCCAGCATATTGCCGCTCTGGGCGATATAAAGCAGGATCGCGCTGAGCGGCGCGGTGGTGCAGGGAGAGCAAATCAGCCCTGCCAGCGCGCCCATCAAAAAGACGCCGGGCAGCGAGCCGCCCTGCTGACGGTTACTCCACAGGCTCAGACGCGTCTGCACCGATGCGGGAACTTGCAGGGTAAACAGGCCAAACATCGACAGGGCCAGCAGGGTGAACAGCACCGCCAGAGCCATCAGTACGATCGGTGACTGCAACGCAGCCTGAAAGCGCAATCCCGCTGCGGCGACGATGACGCCCATCACCGTGTAGGTCAGCGCCATACCCTGTACGTAGGCCACGGCCAGCGCAAACAGGCGCAGCAGGGAGTACCGACGACTGCCGCCGAGGATGATCCCGGAGATAAGGGGATACATCGGCAGTACGCAGGGGGTAAACGCCACGCCAATGCCGATAAGTAGCGCCCACAGGGCGGAGAAAGGCAACGCGCTGGCACCAGCAGGTGAAGAAGGATGTGCAGCAGCATTAGCGGTAACGTGTACCGCATCAGCAGGCGAAGAGGGATCCGCCATACCGTTAGCGTTAGCGTTAACGTTTTTCGTATCCGCAGGTGAAGAGGCAATCGCAGACGTCTTTAGCGGCGCACTGGATGCCTGCGAGGCTGAGGCAGAGCCGCTGCCAGCAGCCAGCACGGGATTCAGGGGAACGGTACGCGTCTCCGGCGGATAACAGAATCCTGCCGCCGCACATCCCTGGTAGGTGACGGTAATCGTGGCGCCCTTATCGGCCCGCAGCAGCTGTAGCGGTAGAGTAAGGTTCTCGGGGTAGATCTCGGTTTTACCGTAGAACTCATCCTCATGCGCTTTTCCTGCTGGCAGTACCCAGTCGCTGAGGGTCGCGCCATGTGCAGTAATGCTGATCTGCTGACGATAGAGATAGTATCCGGGCTTAATCTGCCAGCTAAGGGTTAACGTGTTTGCCTGCTGAGAGAAATCAAAGCTAAACGCCTGATTAACCGTGCCAAAAGGCGTTTTAGCCGGACTGCTGAACAGCGACGCGTTAGCGACCGGGCTAAGCAGGATCGTTAACAGCAAAAAGAGTAATGTGGTAATACGCTGGGCCATAGGATGAAACCGCTCTTTCCATGTTTAATTAAATAACAACCGGCGTCCGGGCGTGGTTGTGGGCGCACGTTGGGTAATCCGTATACGGATGCAGCGCACTATATCATGACGTCGGGTCAGGAACATTTTCAGGATGTAACGCAGTTAAGCGGGAAAAAAGAGAGGGCCAGAAAGTTCCGGCCCTGAAAGGCGCTACAAAAACAGATGGCCGAAGATAAAGCCAAACAGTACGGAAAGGCAGATAGCCAGCGTACCTGGGATGATAAAGGAGTGATTAAAAACGAATTTTCCAATGCGCGTGGAGCCGGTATCGTCCATTTCCACCGCAGCCAGCAGCGTGGGATAGGTGGGCAGAATAAACAGGGCCGACACGGCCGCAAAGGATGCCACGGCGGTTACGGGGGAGACCCCCAGCAGCAGCGCCGCAGGCATCAGCGCCTTGGTTGTGGCGGCCTGTGAATAAAGCAGCGTGGAAGCAAAAAAGAGGATCACCGCCAGCATCCAGGGGAACTCAACCAGCAGATCGCCAGCGACCTGTTGAATCTCTGACAGATGCGCCTTAACAAAGGTATCGCCCAGCCACGCCACGCCCATCACGCAAATACAGGCGCTCATGCCGGACTTAAAGGTGCTGGCAGAGAGAATACGCGTTGCATCCACCTTGCAGGTCAGACAGATTAACGCGCCCGTGGTCAGCATAAAGATGACGATGGCCTCATTGCGCGGTAATACCGGATTGGCGATCAGCCCGACGGTATCGCTAATGGCGGTCGCATAGAGCACCACGGCGATAATACCGACGATAAACAGCAGCACGGAAAGTTTCGCGCCTGGCTTTTCCTCCAGCACGCTGGCCCCGCGCTGGCTCACTTCGCCTTTTGCCAGGCGCTCCTGGTATACGGGATCGTCCTTAAGCTCTTTGCCGAGAAAGTTAGTCACTAACGCCGCCAGGAAAATGGCGATCATCGTCGAGGGAACAGCCACGGACAGCAAGCCCAGATAGCTGATGCCGACAGGTTCCAGTATCCCGGCCAGAAATACCACGGCGGCCGAAATGGGTGAGGCGGTAATGGCTATCTGCGAAGCGACGACGGCTATCGACAGCGGGCGGGAAGGGCGTACGCCCTGCTCTTTCGCCACTTCCGCAATAACCGGCAGGGTTGAGAACGCGGTATGTCCCGTGCCTGCCAGCATAGTCATAAACCAGGTCACCAGCGGCGCGAGAAAGGTGATGTAACGGGGATGCCTGCGCAACAGCCGTTCGGCCAGGCTCACCAGGTAATCCATGCCCCCGGCCACCTGCATTGCCGCAATCGCGGCAATCACGCCCATAATAATTTCAATTACATCAAAGGGAATGGCACCGGGCCGGATGTGGAATCCCAGCGTAAGAACCAACATCCCCACGCCGCCCGCCAGGCCGATACCAGGCCCGCCGAGGCGTGCGCCCAGATAAATCGCCATCAGGACGACAATTAACTCCGGCACGATCATGAACTACTCCTCATTTTCATCGGTATAGCGTTTCGCTTTGTATGCCGGGAACATCAGGTTCTGGGTGGAAAAAATATCATCCAGCTCTGCCTCGGTCAGCAGGCCGCGCTCCAGCACCACCTCGCGCACGCTTTTACCCGTTTCAGCACAAATTTTGCCAACAATGTCGCCGTTATGGTGACCAATGTAGGGATTCAGGTAGGTAACAATACCGATGGAATTAAACACGTAGGCTTCGCATACGGCTTTATTGGCCGTTATGCCGTTAACGCATTTCTCCAGCAGGTTTGAACAGGCGTTAGTCAGGATATGCACAGACTCAAACATCGCCTGCCCGATGACCGGTTCCATT is part of the Erwinia sp. HDF1-3R genome and harbors:
- a CDS encoding protein-disulfide reductase DsbD; the encoded protein is MAQRITTLLFLLLTILLSPVANASLFSSPAKTPFGTVNQAFSFDFSQQANTLTLSWQIKPGYYLYRQQISITAHGATLSDWVLPAGKAHEDEFYGKTEIYPENLTLPLQLLRADKGATITVTYQGCAAAGFCYPPETRTVPLNPVLAAGSGSASASQASSAPLKTSAIASSPADTKNVNANANGMADPSSPADAVHVTANAAAHPSSPAGASALPFSALWALLIGIGVAFTPCVLPMYPLISGIILGGSRRYSLLRLFALAVAYVQGMALTYTVMGVIVAAAGLRFQAALQSPIVLMALAVLFTLLALSMFGLFTLQVPASVQTRLSLWSNRQQGGSLPGVFLMGALAGLICSPCTTAPLSAILLYIAQSGNMLAGAGTLYLYALGMGLPLIAVTLFGNRLLPKSGIWMQTVKEGFGFVILALPVFLLERIVGDAWGLRLWSGLGVAFFAWAFISLKSSHGWLRVGQIAMLAAALIVARPLQDWAFGPGTAPQTAAHLSFTQLDDVKDLDASLQQANGRITMLDLYADWCVACKEFEKYTFRDAQVQTRLSALQLLQADVTANSPKERELLEHLQVRGLPTILFFDANGHEIPHSRIAGYMDAPAFQQHLQKLTQ
- a CDS encoding transcriptional regulator, coding for MQREQVLEHALSVLEQNGLAPTTSFAMMAEAVACQEQDIKRFWPDREALLYDALRYHSQQVDTWRRKLLLDETLKPEQKLLARYEMLAEAVNNNRYPGCLFIAACSFYPQPEHPIHQVADQQKRASWQYTHDLLSELQTDNPTLVAHQMELILEGCLSRLLVKRKVQEVEIARLLAEDVLNFALCRKNGALT
- a CDS encoding anaerobic C4-dicarboxylate transporter encodes the protein MIVPELIVVLMAIYLGARLGGPGIGLAGGVGMLVLTLGFHIRPGAIPFDVIEIIMGVIAAIAAMQVAGGMDYLVSLAERLLRRHPRYITFLAPLVTWFMTMLAGTGHTAFSTLPVIAEVAKEQGVRPSRPLSIAVVASQIAITASPISAAVVFLAGILEPVGISYLGLLSVAVPSTMIAIFLAALVTNFLGKELKDDPVYQERLAKGEVSQRGASVLEEKPGAKLSVLLFIVGIIAVVLYATAISDTVGLIANPVLPRNEAIVIFMLTTGALICLTCKVDATRILSASTFKSGMSACICVMGVAWLGDTFVKAHLSEIQQVAGDLLVEFPWMLAVILFFASTLLYSQAATTKALMPAALLLGVSPVTAVASFAAVSALFILPTYPTLLAAVEMDDTGSTRIGKFVFNHSFIIPGTLAICLSVLFGFIFGHLFL
- a CDS encoding site-specific integrase; amino-acid sequence: MSDKNHHTTWEELLEEYFFARNLRAATEWSYTKVVKGFRKFTGADKTPLMVTHHEVLRWRRYVLREKQQSAQTWNNKIAHLRALYNYAMESGLLPEGRNPFNNCTVQRDRKKKRTLNRSQLTRLYLIMQQAEIESNRKIFARGGRSALYPVWFWITVLDTLRYTGMRQNQLLHIQLRDVNLTEGYIDLRLEGSKTHREWRVPVVKQLRLRLQLLLTRATEAGAGPKDNLFDVSFYIAGRKAKFERNDVSVMHQKIRSFFRRLSKECGFAVSPHRFRHTLATELMKAPERNLQLVKDLLGHRSVSTTMEYVELKMDIVGKTLEEELSLHTDLCVERELQLLTQN